In Rodentibacter haemolyticus, the DNA window CAATACCGGTAAGGATTTATTTGTGGCAAACCCGAAAATCGCTTGTATTACCTGTCATGATATCCCGGTGATTTACGGTGAAACAAAAGACAAAATCGATGGTTTCCAAAACATTGCCAAACCTGATGATTTAAAAACGGCAAAAGGCAATACCAACACCGATACGGAAGAAGATGTTCAACCCGAGAACGTGCCTGATTTACCTGAATTACAAGCACAAGGCGGCGCATTAAATGAAGATGCCGTTGATTTAATGGCAAATGCCAAAGACGGTACGTCAAAAATAGAATATGCGCCACGCGTTATCAGCGGCGAACTTGCTTTCCTGATTCGTAGTGCCTTAAATACCGCCATTTACGGCGAACAAGGTTTAAGCTGGAAAGGCACAAGCTGGAGAATGGCAAAAGAAATCAAACAGCGTAGCGATATTGGCGGTAAAACCGGTACGACCAACAGCGCAAAAGTTGCGTGGTATGCAGGCTTCGGGGCAAACCTTGTTACCACCACTTATGTCGGTTTTGATGATAACAAACGCGTATTAGGACGCGGCGAATCGGGCGGTAAAACCGCAATGCCGGTATGGATTACTTATATGAAAGTTGCGCTCTCCGATATTCCGGAACGGAAACTTGATTTACCGCCCAATATTATGGAAAAAAGCATTGATAGCAATTCCGGCTTACTTTCAGAATTCGGCGGACGTAAAGAATACTTTATCGTTGGTACTGAACCGAAACGGACCTATGCGGCAGAAATGCTCGAACGCGGATATTATGTTCCGCCGGAACTACAACAACGTTTAAACGGCGGTACGGATAAAATTCAAGATGCGATGCCGGCGACACAACCGGAAGAATTATTCTAATCATCACAAAAGTGCGGTTAATTTTGACCGCACTTTTTAACTCAAGAGGCAAACTATGCTCAGTTATCGTCATTCTTTTCATGCCGGCAACCATGCCGATGTACTAAAACATATTGTTTTAATACTGATTTTGGAAAATCTGAAATCGAAAGAGAAAGGTTTTTATTATTTAGATACCCATTCCGGCGTGGGGCATTATCGTTTATCCTCCAACGAAGCGGAAAAAACCGGAGAATATAAAGAAGGCATCGGGCGATTATGGGAACAAACGGATTTACCCGAAGAAATCAGTCGTTATGTCAATTTAATCAAACAGCTTAACCATGGCGGCAAAGCGCTACGTTATTATGCCGGCTCACCAATGATTGCGGCACAATTATTACGCACGCAAGATCGCGCCTTATTAACGGAATTACACCCGAGCGACTTTCCCCTATTACGTAATAATTTCAAAGAATTTAAAAATGTTGCGGTGAAATGTGATAACGGCTTCCAACAGGTAAAAGCAACCTTACCGCCGAAGGAACGCCGAGGATTAATACTTATCGATCCGCCCTATGAACTCAAAGAGGATTACGATTTAGTGGTGAAAGCCGTTGAAGAAGGCTATAAACGTTTTGCAACCGGCACTTACGCGATTTGGTATCCCGTTGTATTACGTCAACAAACCAAACGTATTTTTAAAGGTTTGGAAGCAACCGGTATTCGCAAGATTTTGAAAATCGAATTAGCGGTTCGCCCCGATAGCACTCAACGCGGTATGACGGCAAGCGGTATGGTTGTCATTAACCCGCCTTGGACCTTAGAACAAGAGATGAAAAGCATCTTACCTTATTTGGTGAAAACCTTGGTTCCGGAAGGAACGGGCAACTGGACGGTGGAATGGATTACACCGGAATAAAATAATGCGAAATTTAACCGCACTTTGAATACAAAAAATCCCGATCTTCATCGGGATTTTTTTGTTATTCGGATTGAGCCGTGGTTTTTAGTTTTTCAATGCTTTCTTTATTAAATAAGTAATGGGTGCCGCAACACTCACATTGCATATCGATACTTCCTTTATGTTCCTCTAAGATTTCATCAATCTCTGCATCCGGAATTAACAATAATGCCGCCCCTGAACGTTCCGCCGAACAACCACAGAAAAATTGAATATCTTGAGGTTCATAAACTTCTACGGTTTCCTCATGATACAAACGGTAAAGCATTTCTTCTGCCGGCAAGCCGAATAATTCCTCATTTTTTGCCGTTGCCGCTAAAGTCGCAAGATGTTCAAAATCATCGGGAGAGCCTTCACCATCAGGCATAATTTGTAACAACATACCCGCTGCAACCGGTTTACCCTCATATTCACCGGTGCGAATAATAAGTTGGGTTTGCAGTTGTTCGGAACGGGCAAAATAATCTTCTAAACATTCGGTGATCGTTGGTTTATCCAATCCAATAACGCCCTGATAACGCTCCCCTTCTTTCGGTACAATAGTAATCACTAACACACCCTTACCAATCATTTCATGTAAGCCCATTTCATTAGAAATTTCACCTTCTACACGAGCGAGCGCACGAATTTGTTGCTGATCATTACCATTCACTAAAGCCAAACGAAGCGGACCATCCCCCTGAATTTGTACGGTGATATTGCCCTCAAATTTTAAAGTGGCGGTTAATAAAGCGGTTGCCACCATCATTTCTCCGAGTAAATTTTGTACCGGCTGCGGATAATGATGAGTATTT includes these proteins:
- a CDS encoding 23S rRNA (adenine(2030)-N(6))-methyltransferase RlmJ; this translates as MLSYRHSFHAGNHADVLKHIVLILILENLKSKEKGFYYLDTHSGVGHYRLSSNEAEKTGEYKEGIGRLWEQTDLPEEISRYVNLIKQLNHGGKALRYYAGSPMIAAQLLRTQDRALLTELHPSDFPLLRNNFKEFKNVAVKCDNGFQQVKATLPPKERRGLILIDPPYELKEDYDLVVKAVEEGYKRFATGTYAIWYPVVLRQQTKRIFKGLEATGIRKILKIELAVRPDSTQRGMTASGMVVINPPWTLEQEMKSILPYLVKTLVPEGTGNWTVEWITPE
- the hslO gene encoding Hsp33 family molecular chaperone HslO is translated as MNYTQDNDKLYRYLFQNRAVRGEWVRLNQSFTDTLNTHHYPQPVQNLLGEMMVATALLTATLKFEGNITVQIQGDGPLRLALVNGNDQQQIRALARVEGEISNEMGLHEMIGKGVLVITIVPKEGERYQGVIGLDKPTITECLEDYFARSEQLQTQLIIRTGEYEGKPVAAGMLLQIMPDGEGSPDDFEHLATLAATAKNEELFGLPAEEMLYRLYHEETVEVYEPQDIQFFCGCSAERSGAALLLIPDAEIDEILEEHKGSIDMQCECCGTHYLFNKESIEKLKTTAQSE